aattaGCCAGTAAGGActgtttcaagtttcaaaactATGGGTCTTCTTAACTCTTAACCCGACAAAGCCAAACTAAAAATTAGTTGCTTGCTTATTGCTTAATGATTACTAGACAGATTAGGAATGTTTTGTCTTCTATCAAAACCATGCCAAGACAAGAGATTTAATTACACCATAaacaaaacttcttctttcgtACTCGAGTCCCCACATTTTGTGTATTTACGTAGATTTCACATAGTTTTGAATAATGACatatttttcccaaaaaagaataattacatatattcccgatattttgtgtttattacAGATATTTCCTATAGATTTGTTTATTGCAATCGCTCCTTAAAGTTCTGTTTATTACATTTGTTTccattagtttttatttattacaaatgtGCCCTATATTTCCAGTTGGTTCTTTGCAGCAGATGCATCATCATTGGCTTTGGCATAAAGGGTAAATATAAACTTAATAGTACTTGCTTCGACAATTCTGTAGACTACCGATAACCCGAGAAAAGGTAACTGCATTATCCATGAAAGTGTAGCATCAGTTTGAGTACAAAAGAGAATACAAACTCATAAAGAAAACAGTCAAGACCTGACGTTCATGGGAGTTGAGCTCTTCTAAGACTAGTGGGTTATGCTTAGGAATCATGAGATGGATTTGGCACGAGCATTTGGATCCTCCTTTGACTCGAGAAACATCATGAAAACATAACCGAGAGACCAGAGGAGAATGTATTGAAATGGAACCCAAGAGAGGCATGCCAATAGAGACATGATACTCCCAACATACTGTGGATCTCTAATGACTCCAAATGGGAACTCTGTAACCCATGGTATGTTCTTCCCGAATCGAACACCGTAATAAGTCCCAGCTTCACCTAACAATTGGTATACCCTGCAAAGATGTGACCTTTTAAGTTAACAAAACTTTACAACAAGAGAGCTCAGTTACAGAACATAGAAGTGTCCACCATATCAAACATCACTCAATATCCATTTTGTTGGGACAAAAACACAACTTCACCTAACAGTCAAAGATGTGACCTTCAAGTATCAAACCTTCACAAAACTAAACCAGATTCGATgattaaaacttgaaaaaagaaaagacaaaactttcACAACGTCTACAGATGCAATTTCAAACTAAAAATGGATTTGACTAAAGATCTTTATTATCATCGATCTCATGCCATTCGATTCGATTACGAATTCAACAAATTGAGAGAGGAAcggaaacaaaaagattggACCTGAAGTTGAGAAACTGGCCAAAGGCCATGAGAGGCCAGAAGTAGAGCGGAGGCGGCCAGGAGAGAGAAGCAacggagaagagagaaaggagtTGAGCAGCCTTGAGCACGTGAGAAACACGTGCCATTACCGTCGATGGGTCTCTTTCTCGGCCGCAGAGATTGACCCATGACTGAGCATTCGTCCACAGCCACCAGTAGAACGGAAATGGCAACAGAACTCCGATCGCGGCCAATAATCCCATTtcgctttctttttttcttgctctgttttttctgattttcccAAGAAAAACGACTTTTATTGGGTCTTTAAATGGGCCTCAACAGATTTGTTTGGCCCAAGGGTATCTAAATAGCCATCAACAGATTTATTTGGCCCAAGGGTCTCTAAATAGGCCTCAACATATTTCTTTTGCCCAATACAATCATATGCTACACatcttcaaatcaaattaaaagtAAGTTTTaattgcctttttttttttttttgtattcaagGGCTACaccaacatattttttttgtattatgtaGTGGGTTTACGATCATCGTCTAGATAGATATATTGGATATCTCAAGATCAACTATGCCTAAGTGTCTGCTAACAATACATCGCTCAAGTTTGTTACGATATATACAGCACGGATCAGATTTTCAAGTGATCTTCTACTTCCGCTTCAGCTTTAGCTTTGGCTGCAGCTTTAGAATTCTTTTCCTTTGCTCGGCGTTTGGCTCCAAGTTCCTCAATCCTCTTCATCCCAGTTTTGAACATCATCTAAAAGCTCAGGTTGGCCTCTCACAAAGTACTCATGTATATTCGCGTTGTTGACTTGACTATAACGTTGGTTTTTATTGGATAATTCTAGAAAATGACATGATTTCATTACCTATTCTGTTGCACCTTTGTCAATATAGGAGTATCTTTCTGCATTGAGTTTTACATTTTATGAAATGCTTGCTGGGTTCTTGATAACTTTATGTAATACTGTCATATTGATTATATGTTCTCCTTTGTTGACATTTCAAggacctctctctctctctctttttgtttttctacatTTTGGAACGCATGTTACTCTGCAGTCTGAAACCATCCAAGAGCTGACAACGGAAAATGCTTTGCAGCGTTGGGAATATAATACCACACATACAAGCATAAGCTCAGAGCAAGTCTGCAAAGACCGCCAGTTTCAGGGACCGCCAGTAGCCGCAAAAGGTAAAGACCGCCAGTTTCAGAGGATTCTGATGCACGGATATAGTAATATTGACGAGTAAACgtttgatgtttttatttcttataagGAATCATATTATAACTCGAAGCATTTTTATGTCATGTACTCATGTTCCTTGTCACTGAAGCACCATCGTTTTGAATCATACTTGGGATCTGAACGCTAAATTTCGTGAATTCATATACGTTCCTCTTGTGTTGATGTAAATCTGTCTTTGAGAGATTGATGTTTgagaataattaaaataatttcatgaatatttactatttagtgcttttgaattatttgtagcaaatttcttgttttctttgttgcaAATAATTGCATGTATacttttgaacaaaataaaataaaattgcatgGCTACTTCTCTTTACTTATTTGAAGGTTGGTGATAACAAATCGTCAAAAACAGAAAGGATGTCACAAAGAGAGGATTCCGATCCATCAGAGATTATCAATACACTAACGGCAAATACATGCTGAGTGATCCAAGGAAAAGTATAACTTTGTCTGACACCAAAAATTCCTTGAACAGAATCCACGGCATTGATACTTTGATAATCCATGAAATAGATTGTAGTATAAATTCTATGGAAAGCATTTTAGACTATGTaagagttttgttgttgttgttgttgttgttgttgttgatagactattgatgataataattaatggtTCAAATCAAACACCAAAACTCTGTAAGGGcaacacaacaaaagacaGTGGAGATTCTTTTACTCTGACTCactctctttattttgatttttgaataacgaaatatttcaaaaatctgAGTGCACATGACATTGTTGGTCCACATACAGTACCCACTTATGACTTTATCACAAACATAAAGAATGGGACATCCCgtagagtttttgttttcttacgaACTTGACATTACATTTGTCGTAACAATACCAGAATCGTTATGGATCTTTCTATACCATAATACTCACAAGTTTTTGTCGATCGAATTTGAACCAAAATATCCATTTGCAATCTTTTGAGATTCGTGTACGTTTTGCCAAACAGCTAGCTATAGTGTCCTTTTCAAACTCGAGTGTGTGATTCAAAGCAATGCTGTTTTTATAATAGAGTCATTTTTCTTATAGAGTCATTTGAACATAATTTCATATgctaaaatatttgtttaatgtaCAAAAGACTACAAAAGGGGGTGGGTGGGATATGTGCATATTAAAGATATGGGGCAAAAGTACAAAATCTATAATTTATGCATAACTCCCGAAGCAGTCAAAGCGGATCTTGAACACTTCGCCTCCCAACTCGATCGTTAACTAATTTCTTACATTGAATCTCGTTAACAAGCTAACAAATCTCTTCTTTGAGTTATCCTAACTATCCAATTATTCAATCCTAACTTAAAAAGTAAACGACTaggaccaaaaaaaaaaaaaaaaaaaaaagtctaatCTTAACATCAGTATGTGATCCACTACCAAAAGCAAGTAACATCATCATTATAAACAACATTAtcatttcctttctttcttttctaattacaaccttttttgtcgttttatatttttgtcaaatcCAAGCACTGTAAAATAataacctttttctttctctatatcTAATTATTACGCAGTTTGAACATCCGATTTTctatgaaaatcaaatatttttgagaaaaaacgTGAACTATATAATTCTTTAATTCTCAAAGTAAACTATAAAGAAATAAAGCAAACTAATGAAACAGCTTTTTCCGTCTAGACATTCTCAACGACTAGCTAGCTAGATTCAGAGTTAAACCTGataacagagagagagagagataccGAATGTTCAGAAACGATTCTATCTTTGTAACAGAGAGACATGCCTTCAAGACCAAATCCAACCCGACCAAAGCTATTCCATAACAGAACAAAAACTCTCTTCTTGATTCTTACAATTTCATCCTCTCTTGTAATCTTCTTCGCAATTCTCTACTTCATCTATCACCTCTGGATTTCTCTTCTGAACCGTTCCAGAACCATCCCTTTCGACGTTGCTGCTGCATCGCCATTAAAGCTCCAGCTTTTCACTTACAAAGAGCTTAAACTAGCAACAAACGATTTCGACGAATCCAATGTGATTGGTAAAGGTGGCTCTGGTACTGTGTTCCGAGGCATTACACGAGACGGCAAGCTTTTCGCGGTTAAGAGACTCGATAACCTCTCTATACAAACAGAGACCGAGTTTCAGAACGAGTTACAGATTCTTGGCGGGTTAAAATCGTCTTTTTTGGTTACCCTTTTAGGTTATTGCGTCGAGAAGAATCACAGGTTCTTGATTTATGAGTATATGCCAAACAAGAGCCTTCAAGAGCTTCTCTTTAACGAAGATGGCGATTCGTGCTTGAATTGGGAAAGGAGATTCGGTATCATCCTCGATGTAGCGAAAGCTCTCGAATTTATGCATTTCGGGTGTGACCCACCAGTGATTCATGGAGATATCAAGCCTAGTAATGTTCTTCTTGATTCTGAATTTAGGGCGAAGATTTCGGATTTTGGGTTGTCTAGGGTTAAAGTGGAGGGAGGTTATGGGGTTGATTTGTTTAGCCAAGAACTTTCTGGGAATTTTGGAGGAGAGAGCACTCCTCAGACCGCCATTGGTACTCCAACGCATCATGAGGTTGATTTTGCTCTTGCTCTACAagcttcttcgtcttccaAGAACAGTAGAACAAGCCGTAACATTAAGGAAATGAGTCTGAATTCGATGAGTTTAGCAATGGATGGTGagacaaaaggaaaagaggTTTCAAATGATGTTGTGTTGTCATGTGAGGATCATGAGTTTGATCAGGGCAAGGAGATGAATTTATTGAGTCCGAATTCGGTTCTTGATTTGGGGAAGGGGTCTAAGCAATGGGGGAGAGATTGGTGGTGGAAGCAAGAAGGGAGTGGTGAATTGTGTAGTAAAGATTATGTTAGGGAATGGATAGGGAGTCAGATTGACACTGCTAATCCGGATTGGGATGATGACAAGAAGGTCATCACTACTCCTGAGCTGGGAGTTTCGACTAGGACAATCGATAAAGCAGAACATCGAGATGAGTCTGGTTTGAATGAATCTAGGTTTGACACTCTGGAAGAGAAGTTTGCAAAAGAAGAGATCAGCGagaggaagaacaaaagatcgaaaaacaagaagaagaagcataggAATATGGAGGAATGGTGGAAAGAGGAAGAGCATCAAGAAGAgatgaataacaaaaagaagattggAGTTTTGAGAATCAAGTTCAAGAATCATTTGAAATTCCCGCATTTTCGTTACTGTTTCCGACAAAAGGGTGAAAACAGCGTGCACGACCGAGAAGGAGAAGCAGCGGGAGAATTTAGCTTCAGAAGAGGATGGAGAAGGAAAAGCAATAGCAgcagcaagaagaagaagaagaacaacaatggATCGATGGGGAGTGAGATGTGGAGTGGTGATTTGTTCAGCCGTGAATTAAGCAGCACGACGAGTATGAGAGGAACATTGTGTTACATAGCACCGGAATATGGAGGCGGTTGCTGTTACTTGATGGAGAAAGGAGATATCTACAGCTTTGGAGTACTGATTCTAGTGATAGTCTCGGGTAGGAGGCCTTTACACGTCCTTGCATCGCCGATGAAGCTTGAAAAAGCAAATTTGGTGAGCTGGTGTAGGCAACTGGCTCAGTCAGGGAACGTTCTTGAGCTGGTCGACGAGAAATTGAAGGATGGgtataacaaggaagaagCAGGATTGTGCATTAACTTGGCTTTGGCTTGTCTGCAGAAAGCTCCAGAGTTACGGCCTGATGTTAGTGAAGTTGTGAGAATCTTGAGAGGGGAAATGGACATTTCCTCCACTGCTTTCGAGTTTTCTCCATCGCCACCGGGAAAAGTTTACGGCAGTAGATCGAAGCGGAGAAGCTAAAACAGGGCAATGCAGAGTAGTAGTTCGAGGTTTGATATGATCTTTTCATTTTCGAAATTGTTGGATGTAACTTGAAAGAGTTTTAGCTTTTGAGAATTGTATTATGTTGTAATTTttgtaaactatatatataatttaaaatcttatatataaatatttaaactttaaactttttcgattgattaaataattttagataaattgtcttattttcttaactatacctaatatttttgttttttaagtgttaaattttaaatatgtgtAAACTAATTGATTGTCCAATTATgtttatttagaattttaacaCCTATTTCATTTATCGAAAAacgtttttagtttttagtttatactaatttatatatcaatatttaaaaGGTTTTTCGATGTTTTCCATACTCTTGATGGAGTAAACTGATGGTTCCTTGAAATGTGGCATGAAAAAATTGCAACACATAAAAGAATCCAAGGCCATAACATTCATCATTGGTTCACGAGTCAcagaatacaaaaatattatataagaaaatgaagtcCAAGGACAAAAGAATACAGAAAAGGACACAAATAGACTATGAGAGAGCTCTGAAGATCTTGCCTTGGAAACACAGTGAGCTCAGCCTTTGCCTGTTCTGCAGTCTGGCTCATATCATAACACATTGAACTTTAACTTCTTGTAACTTGAACGTGCAGCGATGCGTGGACGTGTAACAATCAAGAATCACACTAGTTTTTAACGTCTATCATGTAATCCGGAGAGAGATTCCTGAATCAGCATGGCTGCAAATGATTAGTTTTGCAGATTCATTGATATTAGGAATATGCAAAGGTAGCGATCAGCAAATCTAGTAAACTGACGAAAAGATTACCTGGAAAACTGCACGGCGGATGTAGTGAAAGAGTGGAGACCGTGAGGTTTGAGAATTGAGTCATTATTTCAGTGATCGTTTGATGAGAAACTTCAAGTCTTACCCCTATCTGATTATTTTCTGTCTACTGATCGTTGACCCTTGTAGCCTTCCTGAGAACCAACTTTTTGAAGATTCATCCTCTTGCTTTTTCTGACCCCCTTCACCTTTTGCTCCTCAAGAAGTTTCTGGAGCATAGGATTTCCTACGAACCCCTTTGATTTCATCTCTGAATAGATCTCTCTGGCCTTTTCAAGCCACCCACATGACAAAAGGCCCTGTATTGTAGCCAAGTAAAGAGCAGGATTAGCCACTATCTCAAAACGATCCATTTCTGCCCAGATCTTCAAAGCATTTTCTGGTTGCTTTCCCTTGAACAATTTTccaagaataagaagaaaggTCTCTTCTGTAGGACCTAAATCAGAGATCTTCATTTGGCCTAAAACCTCTAAAGTTTTCTCGAAATTTACAGCCTCAAGGAATGCATGAAATGTATCAACTGTTGGACTAAGGTTCTCACTAATCATGGTTGCCAATACATTCCTGGCTACGTCCAGCTTTCCAGCCTCACAAAGGGGGCGTATCATCGAGTTGTAGGTCACTGAATCTGGCTTTAATCCTTCCTCGTTCAACTTTTTCATAAGCTTCATAGCTTCATCAAAGCAATCCTCACGGGTCAACACATAAACCAAGGAATTGTAAACTTCAATCCCTGGAGCCAATCCCCGTTTCTTCATTTCATCGTATAGCCTGAGAGAATCAAAAAGGTTCCCAACtttagagaagcaagagatCATGTGACTGTAAGAGTCCTTGTTAGGCGTGATACAGTAATTCCCCATCTCTCGCCAAATCCTCTTTGCTTCAGTCACATCAGTCCAAATGTTACACCAACCATTAAGAATTACGTTGAATCCCTCAACATCCACCGGAAAGAGCTTTTTGCTTGCAAGCATGAACTCTTCAGCTTTTTCAATGTGGCCATGTCTACACAATGCACATAGCAATCCTTGAAATGCTTCATCATAAGGAGTGTGTTTAAACTTATCCATAATATCAAATGTCCGAATAGCTTGGCTAGTATCATTAGCAGCAGCATATCTACATCAACACCGTCACCAAGACAACCAATTCAATACCTAGCTAGTAAATCTTTCAATTTAGcacaacaaaagagaaacttttATCAAGAAGACGAAACCGAACCTGTCCATCATGAGAAACATGGCCTTTCTAGTATCCTTTGAAACATTAAACATATCACGGATCAAACACCAAGCAATGTTGAACTTTTGATGATTACCCAACACCCAGATCATCAAATCACAAGATTTCTGATCATCACAGCCGCGTTTCTCTCCCCATTTGAATGCTAGAAAGGCAAGCCTCCATTCATCTCTTAATTCCCAGATTAAGGAGTAGAAAGAATCATGATTTAGATCAAATGATGAGTCCTCCAGAGAAGCCATGGCATCCGCCTCTGACTCCAGCTCAGAGACCTGTCTGATTAAATCAATCAGACCCTTTTCTAACGGAGCCAATGCTGTTAAGTTGATATCAAATGTTTCGGAGATGGTTTTGGTGGAGAAGCGATTAGAAGAGGCAAAATGTGGGAGATAGCTTAAAACTTGAGAATGCACATGACCTGCTCGATGAAATGCTGAAGAGAAGGAATGATTTTGGGAAACTGAGCTCGAAAACGACGTCGACACTGCACGACGTAGCAGAGATTGATGCTGAACAATCCGCCATTGTGGCGTTCGCGCGAGTTTCCTACCAATGGCAACGATCGCGGCCATAGCGAGTGAGTGAGAAGGCTTAAATTAATACATTTCAAACATGGTCTTAATGGGATGAGGATATGAAGTTAATGGGGTCAAAAAcgaatatatagataatatggGGTCTAATATGGTAATAAACAAAGTAACACTAATATGAATGGGCCTAAATAGGGCCCATTTTAGATTTCTTTAAAAGAtccgagagagagagggatCTAATTCCTGATAAAccctagaagaagaagaagaagaagaagaagaagaagaagaagaagaagaagaagcaaaacctGTGGAGATCGAGATGGGAAATGAGAGCAAGAGCAATTTGGGAGGAGGAGGAATTAGGGCAAAGATGGAGCACTATGTCTACAGTGGGGAGAAGAAGCACGTTTTGGCTGGGATCGGGATTATCTCCATCATCTTCGGAATCCCTTGGTATCTAATGAATCAAGGTTCGTTTTCTCTGGGCGATTTagattgaaatatataaatagatgttTCTCTGTAGATTCCGAAAtggaagaggatgatgatatCA
This sequence is a window from Arabidopsis thaliana chromosome 1 sequence. Protein-coding genes within it:
- the PLMT gene encoding phospholipid N-methyltransferase (phospholipid N-methyltransferase (PLMT); CONTAINS InterPro DOMAIN/s: Phospholipid methyltransferase (InterPro:IPR007318); Has 30201 Blast hits to 17322 proteins in 780 species: Archae - 12; Bacteria - 1396; Metazoa - 17338; Fungi - 3422; Plants - 5037; Viruses - 0; Other Eukaryotes - 2996 (source: NCBI BLink).), with translation MGLLAAIGVLLPFPFYWWLWTNAQSWVNLCGRERDPSTVMARVSHVLKAAQLLSLFSVASLSWPPPLYFWPLMAFGQFLNFRVYQLLGEAGTYYGVRFGKNIPWVTEFPFGVIRDPQYVGSIMSLLACLSWVPFQYILLWSLGYVFMMFLESKEDPNARAKSIS
- a CDS encoding uncharacterized protein (unknown protein; Has 3 Blast hits to 3 proteins in 1 species: Archae - 0; Bacteria - 0; Metazoa - 0; Fungi - 0; Plants - 3; Viruses - 0; Other Eukaryotes - 0 (source: NCBI BLink).), with translation MPKCLLTIHRSSLLRYIQHGSDFQVIFYFRFSFSFGCSFRILFLCSAFGSKFLNPLHPSFEHHLKAQSETIQELTTENALQRWEYNTTHTSISSEQVCKDRQFQGPPVAAKGKDRQFQRILMHGYSNIDE
- a CDS encoding Protein kinase superfamily protein (Protein kinase superfamily protein; FUNCTIONS IN: protein serine/threonine kinase activity, protein kinase activity, kinase activity, ATP binding; INVOLVED IN: protein amino acid phosphorylation; LOCATED IN: plasma membrane; EXPRESSED IN: 20 plant structures; EXPRESSED DURING: 13 growth stages; CONTAINS InterPro DOMAIN/s: Protein kinase, ATP binding site (InterPro:IPR017441), Protein kinase, catalytic domain (InterPro:IPR000719), Serine/threonine-protein kinase-like domain (InterPro:IPR017442), Protein kinase-like domain (InterPro:IPR011009), Serine/threonine-protein kinase, active site (InterPro:IPR008271); BEST Arabidopsis thaliana protein match is: Protein kinase superfamily protein (TAIR:AT5G51770.1); Has 92712 Blast hits to 76168 proteins in 3269 species: Archae - 56; Bacteria - 7291; Metazoa - 26312; Fungi - 5337; Plants - 43631; Viruses - 173; Other Eukaryotes - 9912 (source: NCBI BLink).); protein product: MPSRPNPTRPKLFHNRTKTLFLILTISSSLVIFFAILYFIYHLWISLLNRSRTIPFDVAAASPLKLQLFTYKELKLATNDFDESNVIGKGGSGTVFRGITRDGKLFAVKRLDNLSIQTETEFQNELQILGGLKSSFLVTLLGYCVEKNHRFLIYEYMPNKSLQELLFNEDGDSCLNWERRFGIILDVAKALEFMHFGCDPPVIHGDIKPSNVLLDSEFRAKISDFGLSRVKVEGGYGVDLFSQELSGNFGGESTPQTAIGTPTHHEVDFALALQASSSSKNSRTSRNIKEMSLNSMSLAMDGETKGKEVSNDVVLSCEDHEFDQGKEMNLLSPNSVLDLGKGSKQWGRDWWWKQEGSGELCSKDYVREWIGSQIDTANPDWDDDKKVITTPELGVSTRTIDKAEHRDESGLNESRFDTLEEKFAKEEISERKNKRSKNKKKKHRNMEEWWKEEEHQEEMNNKKKIGVLRIKFKNHLKFPHFRYCFRQKGENSVHDREGEAAGEFSFRRGWRRKSNSSSKKKKKNNNGSMGSEMWSGDLFSRELSSTTSMRGTLCYIAPEYGGGCCYLMEKGDIYSFGVLILVIVSGRRPLHVLASPMKLEKANLVSWCRQLAQSGNVLELVDEKLKDGYNKEEAGLCINLALACLQKAPELRPDVSEVVRILRGEMDISSTAFEFSPSPPGKVYGSRSKRRS
- a CDS encoding Tetratricopeptide repeat (TPR)-like superfamily protein produces the protein MAAIVAIGRKLARTPQWRIVQHQSLLRRAVSTSFSSSVSQNHSFSSAFHRAGHVHSQVLSYLPHFASSNRFSTKTISETFDINLTALAPLEKGLIDLIRQVSELESEADAMASLEDSSFDLNHDSFYSLIWELRDEWRLAFLAFKWGEKRGCDDQKSCDLMIWVLGNHQKFNIAWCLIRDMFNVSKDTRKAMFLMMDRYAAANDTSQAIRTFDIMDKFKHTPYDEAFQGLLCALCRHGHIEKAEEFMLASKKLFPVDVEGFNVILNGWCNIWTDVTEAKRIWREMGNYCITPNKDSYSHMISCFSKVGNLFDSLRLYDEMKKRGLAPGIEVYNSLVYVLTREDCFDEAMKLMKKLNEEGLKPDSVTYNSMIRPLCEAGKLDVARNVLATMISENLSPTVDTFHAFLEAVNFEKTLEVLGQMKISDLGPTEETFLLILGKLFKGKQPENALKIWAEMDRFEIVANPALYLATIQGLLSCGWLEKAREIYSEMKSKGFVGNPMLQKLLEEQKVKGVRKSKRMNLQKVGSQEGYKGQRSVDRK
- a CDS encoding GAG1At protein (unknown protein; BEST Arabidopsis thaliana protein match is: unknown protein (TAIR:AT1G16000.1); Has 41 Blast hits to 40 proteins in 10 species: Archae - 0; Bacteria - 0; Metazoa - 0; Fungi - 0; Plants - 41; Viruses - 0; Other Eukaryotes - 0 (source: NCBI BLink).); this translates as MGNESKSNLGGGGIRAKMEHYVYSGEKKHVLAGIGIISIIFGIPWYLMNQGSKHRSHQDYLEKADKARKARLSSSSSSDK